A region from the Melospiza georgiana isolate bMelGeo1 chromosome 10, bMelGeo1.pri, whole genome shotgun sequence genome encodes:
- the PIK3CA gene encoding phosphatidylinositol 4,5-bisphosphate 3-kinase catalytic subunit alpha isoform, with product MPPRPSSGELWGIHLMPPRILVECLLPNGMIVTLECLREATLLTIKHELFKEARKYPLYQLLQDESSYIFVSVTQEAEREEFFDETRRLCDLRLFQPFLKVIEPVGNREEKILNREIGFAIGMPVCEFDMVKDPEVQDFRRNILNVCKEAVDLRDANAPHSRALYVYPPNVESSAELPKHIYNKLDKGQIIVVIWVIVSPNNDKQKYTLKINHDCVPEQVIAEAIRKKTRSMLLSSEQLKLCVLEYQGKYILKVCGCDEYLLEKCPLSQYKYIRSCIMLGRMPNLMLMAKESLYTQLPLDTFTMPSYSRRISTATPYMNGEATTKSLWTINSALRIRILCATYVNVNIRDIDKIYVRTGIYHGGEPLCDNVNTQRVPCSNPRWNEWLLYDMYIPDLPRAARLCLSICSVKGRKGAKEEHCPLAWGNINMFDYTDTLVSGKMALNLWAVPHGLEDLLNPIGVTGSNPNKETPCLELEFDWFSNPVKFPDMTVIEEHANWTISRELGFNYSYAGQSNRLARDSELTESDKEQLRAICTRDPLSEITEQEKDFLWRHRHYCVNTPEILPKLLLSVKWNSRDEVAQMYCLVKDWPSIKPEQAMELLDCNYPDPMVRAFAVRCLEKSLTDDKLSQYLIQLVQVLKYEQYLDNQLVRFLLKKALTNQRIGHFFFWHLKSEMHNKTVSQRFGLLLESYCRACGMYLKHLSRQVEAMEKLINLTDILKQEKKDETQKVQMKFLVEQMRRPDFMDALQGFISPLNPAHQLGNLRLEECRIMSSAKRPLWLNWENPDIMSELLFQNNEIIFKNGDDLRQDMLTLQIIRIMENIWQNQGLDLRMLPYGCLSIGDCVGLIEVVRSSHTIMQIQCKGGLKGALQFNSHTLHQWLKDKNKGDMYDAAIDLFTRSCAGYCVATFILGIGDRHNSNIMVKDDGQLFHIDFGHFLDHKKKKFGYKRERVPFVLTQDFLIVISKGAQECTKTREFERFQEMCYKAYLAIRQHANLFINLFSMMLGSGMPELQSFDDIAYIRKTLALDKTEQEALEYFMKQMNDAHHGGWTTKMDWIFHTIKQHALN from the exons ATGCCTCCACGGCCCTCGTCCGGTGAACTATGGGGCATCCACTTGATGCCCCCCAGGATCCTGGTGGAATGTCTCCTCCCAAACGGAATGATAGTGACTCTAGAATGCCTCCGTGAGGCCACCTTACTGACTATTAAACATGAACTCTTTAAAGAAGCAAGGAAGTACCCTCTCTATCAGCTCCTTCAAGATGAATCTTCTTACATTTTTGTAAGTGTTAcacaggaagcagagagagaagagTTTTTCGATGAAACGCGGAGACTTTGTGACCTGCGACTGTTTCAGCCTTTCCTGAAAGTTATTGAACCAGTGGgtaacagagaagaaaagattCTTAATAGAGAAATAG GTTTTGCTATTGGCATGCCTGTCTGTGAGTTTGACATGGTCAAGGATCCAGAAGTACAAGACTTCAGGAGGAACATTCTGAACGTGTGCAAGGAGGCCGTGGACCTGCGGGACGCCAACGCCCCGCACAGCAGAGCACTCTATGTCTACCCTCCCAACGTAGAGTCCTCAGCTGAGCTCCCCAAACACATCTACAACAAGCTAGACAAAG GGCAAATTATAGTGGTGATTTGGGTAATAGTCTCACCAAACAATGATAAGCAGAAATACACCTTAAAAATCAATCATGACTGTGTGCCTGAGCAAGTTATTGCTGAAGCCATTAGGAAGAAAACTCGAAGTATGTTGCTGTCATCTGAACAACTGAAACTTTGTGTCTTGGAGTACCAGggcaaatatattttaaaagtctgtGGCTGTGATGAATACTTGCTAGAAAAATGTCCACTGAGCCAGTATAAG TACATAAGGAGCTGCATCATGCTTGGCCGCATGCCCAACCTGATGCTGATGGCCAAGGAGAGCCTGTACACGCAGCTGCCCCTGGACACCTTCACCATGCCCTCCTACTCGCGCCGCATCTCCACCGCCACGCCCTACATGAACGGCGAGGCCACCACCAAATCCCTCTGGACCATCAACAGCGCCCTCAGAATAAGGATCCTCTGTGCTACCTATGTAAATGTGAACATCAGAGACATAGACAAG ATCTATGTTAGGACAGGTATCTACCATGGAGGGGAACCTTTGTGTGACAATGTGAATACTCAGAGGGTACCTTGTTCTAATCCCAG GTGGAACGAGTGGCTGCTGTACGATATGTACATCCCCGACCTGCCCCGCGCCGCGCGGCTCTGCCTCTCCATCTGCTCTGTCAAGGGCCGCAAGGGCGCCAAGGAG GAGCACTGTCCATTGGCTTGGGGAAATATAAACATGTTCGATTACACAGACACTCTGGTATCTGGGAAAATGGCTTTGAATCTTTGGGCAGTACCTCATGGGCTGGAGGATTTGTTGAATCCTATTGGTGTTACTGGATCAAATCCAAATAAG GAAACTCCATGCTTAGAGCTGGAATTTGATTGGTTTAGCAACCCTGTAAAGTTCCCAGATATGACAGTGATTGAAGAACATGCAAACTGGACAATTTCACGGGAACTGGGATTCAACTACAGCTATGCAGGGCAG AGTAACAGACTAGCTCGGGATAGTGAATTAACAGAGAGTGACAAGGAGCAACTGCGAGCCATTTGTACCCGAGACCCCTTGTCTGAAATCACTGAGCAAGAGAAGGACTTCCTCTGGAGACACAG ACACTATTGTGTGAATACTCCAGAAATTCTACCCAAATTACTTTTGTCTGTCAAGTGGAATTCTAGAGATGAAGTGGCGCAG ATGTACTGCTTGGTGAAGGACTGGCCCTCAATCAAGCCAGAGCaggccatggagctgctggactGCAACTACCCAGACCCCATGGTGCGAGCGTTCGCAGTTCGCTGTCTGGAGAAGTCCCTGACTGATGACAAACTGTCTCAGTACCTCATCCAGCTGGTACAG GTTCTGAAATATGAGCAGTATTTAGATAATCAGCTTGTGAGATTTTTGCTGAAGAAGGCACTGACCAATCAAAGGATAGGACACTTCTTCTTTTGGCATTTAAA GTCTGAAATGCACAACAAGACTGTCAGTCAGAGGTTTGGTTTACTTCTGGAGTCCTACTGTCGAGCGTGTGGAATGTACCTGAAGCACCTGAGCAGGCAGGTGGAGGCCATGGAGAAGCTGATTAACCTCACAGATATTctcaagcaggaaaaaaaggatgaGACCCAGAAG GTACAGATGAAGTTTCTTGTTGAACAAATGAGACGACCAGATTTCATGGATGCCTTGCAAGGTTTTATCTCTCCTCTTAATCCTGCCCATCAACTGGGAAACCTCCG GCTTGAGGAGTGCAGGATAATGTCATCTGCAAAAAGGCCGCTGTGGTTGAACTGGGAAAACCCAGATATTATGTCTGAGTTGTTATTTCAGAACAATGagataatatttaaaaatggagATG ACTTGCGTCAGGACATGCTGACACTTCAGATCATTCGAATTATGGAAAACATCTGGCAAAATCAGGGTCTTGATCTTCG GATGTTGCCCTATGGTTGTTTGTCAATTGGTGACTGTGTGGGACTCATCGAGGTGGTCAGGAGCTCTCACACCATCATGCAGATCCAGTGTAAAGGAGGCTTAAAAGGAGCACTGCAGTTCAACAGCCATACATTGCACCAGTGGCTCAAGGACAAGAACAAAGGAGACAT GTATGATGCAGCTATTGACCTGTTTACACGTTCTTGTGCTGGCTACTGTGTTGCCACCTTTATCCTGGGCATTGGTGATCGCCACAACAGTAACATCATGGTCAAAGATGATGGACAG CTGTTTCACATTGACTTTGGGCACTTCCTCGatcacaagaagaaaaaatttggTTACAAAAGAGAGCGTGTGCCATTTGTCTTAACACAAGACTTCTTAATAGTGATTAGTAAAGGAGCCCAAGAATGTACCAAAACGAGGGAGTTTGAAAG GTTTCAGGAGATGTGCTATAAGGCTTACCTGGCAATTCGGCAGCATGCCAATCTCTTCATCAATCTTTTCTCCATGATGCTTGGCTCAGGAATGCCAGAACTGCAGTCCTTTGATGATATTGCATACATTAGAAAGACCCTTGCATTGGACAAAACTGAGCAGGAGGCTCTTGAGTACTTCATGAAGCAGATGAATGATGCTCACCATGGTGGCTGGACAACAAAAATGGACTGGATCTTCCACACAATAAAGCAACATGCTTTGAACTGA